TTACCTTTAACGGTCAAATTACCTTCAGAGGCTTTTAAAACCCCGGCTATGATTTTTAAGAGTGTGCTTTTTCCGGCACCATTTAAACCTAGGATACCTAGACGATCACCCTTATTTACCGTAAAGGAAACATCCTTTAGAGCCCAGAATTCTTGATATCTTAACTCATTTTTTATAAATTTAATAACATATTCCTTAAAATTATCAACTTTCTTTTCCATTAGGTTGAATCTCATACCTACATTCTCAACCTTTAAAATCTCTTTACTCACAATATCCTCCATACCGGGATTTATTTAATATTACAATTAAATCCCTCTAATTAGATATTTAATATGAATTTATCCTGTTTCTTATAAAATAACAGAATACCGATTAACAATGAAGCAAAACTATAAGCTGCAGAAATAAATAATGCCTGTGGATCTAAGCTATGACCATAAATACAATTTCTAAAATTAATAATTATATGGTAGATTGGATTAAAATAAAATATCCACTGGGCACCTACGGAGCTTGCATCATAAAATATAGCTGAAGTATACATAATCATCATTAAGGCAACATCCCATAGATATTCCATATCACGGAAAAAAACCGCCAAGGTTGCTAGGATTAATCCCATACCCAAGCTAAGAACCAAGATTAAAAACAAGGGTATAATTGCATTAAAAATATAGACTGTGGGATAAACCTTAAATATAATCATGGCTCCAAATAGTACAATCATTGAAATCATAGAAATAATATAGGATGACAAAATATTGGACAAAGGGTAAATGTACTTGGGAACATATACCTTCTTTATCATACCACTATTACTTCTTATAGATTTCATTGCTTGTTTTGTCGACTGGGAAAAGAAGGAGTATAAAAGTCTTCCTGTTAAAATATAGACAGGAAATGTTGCATCATTTTTTTTACGTATGCCTATAAAAACCAGTGTCAAAACAATAGTAGTCAGAATCGGTTCTAAAAGTGTCCATAATATGCCTAGATAAGAACGTCTATATTTTAGCTTAATATTCTTTTTGGTCAGTTCAAATAATAGATATCTATATTTCTTGAAGTTTTTAATTGCTCTATCCAAATTTATCTCCACCATTTACTAAATATTTCTTTATATCTTGAATACCGATTCTACCACTTTTTTGGAAGCCTGTCCATCTTCCCAAGCACAAAATCTATTATAAAATTCTTCATACCTTGATTTATACTTTTGTTCTATTATATCAATATTTTTTATACTATCAACAACTTCTTCACTTGTAAATACCAAAGGACCCGGTACTTCCTTTTCAATATCAATATAAAAACCACGAAGGACATCCCTATACTTTTCCAAATCATAGGTAAAGAATAGCATAGGTCTTTTTAAATTGGCAAAATCAAAAAATACCGATGAGTAATCTGTTATTAAAATATCAGATATTAAATAAAGTTCCGATATATCATCGTACTTGCTCACATTGTAAGCAAATCCTTTTAGATGGCTGACATCAAGAGAATCTGCTATAAAATAATGGGTACGAAGTAAAAATACATACTCATCTCCTAATTCCTTTTTCATTAAATCCAAATCTAACTGTAATTTAAATTTATACTTACCCTTATCGTAAAACTCATCATCTCTCCATGTGGGTGCATATAAAATAATTTTCTTTTCCTTGGGGATACCAAGGCGTTTTCTTATAATGGCAGCAATTTGATCACGGTCTTTGGAATGAAGGATATCATTTCTTGGATACCCGGTCTCCAACATAGTATTATCAAACATAAAACAACGTTTGAAGGTTTTAGAGCTAAATTCATTGGCAGCAATCAGATAATCCCATGCCCTTGACTGCTTGTATACCTGCTGTTTATATCTGGGTGTAGCAGAACTGATATCATCTATATCAAATACCAGTTTCTTTAAAGGAGTACCGTGCCAGGTCTGTAAGAATATATTTCCTTCCCTTTTTACAATCCACTCAGGCTGACGGCTGTTAAAAACCATATAGCCAGCTCTTGCAACATAATAGTAATATCTTAAACTAAAACGCTTAATCTTCTTATGGCGAAAAGGAATCTTAGTTCCTTTTTTATTTATAATCCAAATACATTTATATTTACCTGGTGCATTAGCGGATATATATTCATAAATATATTTGGGGCTGTCCGAATAACTTTTTCCAAAAAAACTTTCGAATAGAATCCAGTTTTCCTTCATGGGTCTCTTTAAAAACACATGAACATATAAGGCTCTGCCTAAAGCCTTTCTACTTCTTAAAACCTTTTTTAATTTTTTTATACCTAAATGAAGCTTAACTATACGAAGTGATTTGTTAACATCCTGTTTAATCAAAGCTTTAACAAGGCGGCGTCTGTATCCTTTAAGTCCCTTTATAACTTCTTTGTTTATTTCTTTAGCAAGGAGACTCATCTTAATAAAGTTCTCTTCACGCCAGATATCATTTACACTCCTTTTTAATCTAGGAGCGTATACCCTTGTATAGTATGAGATATATTTTTTCTCAAACCTATCCATTAAATCAGGATTGTATTCTATACGTTTTTTTGTTTCGTAATATGCAGCAATTAACTCATTGAAGCGATTAGGGTCTTTAATCTGAGATAGGGCCGGAAAATTAATGGCATCATTGTGCTTACGCTTAACATAAAGAGCTGCAAAACGCTTTTTATACCTGTCTGTTTTTGATAAGGCTTCCATAAGAAAGGGAGCATCCGACAAATAAACTAAATCTTCAGGAAAGCGCAGCTTATTTTCTTCTACAAAGCTTCGTTTGAACAAGATATTTAAAACAGAAATGTTTTTAACACCTTTTCTTTTACTTACTAAAATACGATATGCTTGTCTTGTCCTAGCTTCCCTACGAAGTTGTTTCTCTTCTTCTGTCAGCTCCTCTTCATTAATAATCTCTTCTTCCGACTCTTCAATTTTCTTAAATTTCTTATCCCTCTTCTCTTCCTCACCTTCCTCGGTGCTTTCCTTATCATCTGAGGGATCTTCTGCACTATCAGCCTGGTTATCATCATCTTCCTGCTCATCTTCTGAAGGGGTTTCTAAATCACTTTCCTCTTCTTGATCCTTGCTTTCTTTTTCCTCCTGTTCCCTAAGAAAATATACACTTCTTTGAAACCAGGTAGGTTTCTTCTTTCCGTAAGTGATATCATCATCTCTGTCAAGAGCTGCCTCTACCAGCAGTTCAATAGTATTCTCATATAAGTAGTCATCACTATCTAGAAAATATACATAGTCCCCCGTTGCTACATCTAGCCCTAAGTTTCTAGCTGCTGCAACCCCAGTCTTATTATCTAAATGATGTAATTTTACATCTAATTTATCCCCATATTCTGATACACATGCCAAATCCTCCTTAGGGGCATGGTCACTGACAACAATAACCTCAAGATTACCATAGGTTTGTGCCACCAAACTATCAAGACAATCCCTTAAATATCCTTCCCCCCTATGAAATGGAATGATTACACTTACTTTCATTATCTTTCCTCCAATTGTAATGGGATTATTTGTTATTGACAA
This genomic interval from Herbinix luporum contains the following:
- a CDS encoding ABC transporter permease; its protein translation is MDRAIKNFKKYRYLLFELTKKNIKLKYRRSYLGILWTLLEPILTTIVLTLVFIGIRKKNDATFPVYILTGRLLYSFFSQSTKQAMKSIRSNSGMIKKVYVPKYIYPLSNILSSYIISMISMIVLFGAMIIFKVYPTVYIFNAIIPLFLILVLSLGMGLILATLAVFFRDMEYLWDVALMMIMYTSAIFYDASSVGAQWIFYFNPIYHIIINFRNCIYGHSLDPQALFISAAYSFASLLIGILLFYKKQDKFILNI
- a CDS encoding CDP-glycerol glycerophosphotransferase family protein, whose amino-acid sequence is MKVSVIIPFHRGEGYLRDCLDSLVAQTYGNLEVIVVSDHAPKEDLACVSEYGDKLDVKLHHLDNKTGVAAARNLGLDVATGDYVYFLDSDDYLYENTIELLVEAALDRDDDITYGKKKPTWFQRSVYFLREQEEKESKDQEEESDLETPSEDEQEDDDNQADSAEDPSDDKESTEEGEEEKRDKKFKKIEESEEEIINEEELTEEEKQLRREARTRQAYRILVSKRKGVKNISVLNILFKRSFVEENKLRFPEDLVYLSDAPFLMEALSKTDRYKKRFAALYVKRKHNDAINFPALSQIKDPNRFNELIAAYYETKKRIEYNPDLMDRFEKKYISYYTRVYAPRLKRSVNDIWREENFIKMSLLAKEINKEVIKGLKGYRRRLVKALIKQDVNKSLRIVKLHLGIKKLKKVLRSRKALGRALYVHVFLKRPMKENWILFESFFGKSYSDSPKYIYEYISANAPGKYKCIWIINKKGTKIPFRHKKIKRFSLRYYYYVARAGYMVFNSRQPEWIVKREGNIFLQTWHGTPLKKLVFDIDDISSATPRYKQQVYKQSRAWDYLIAANEFSSKTFKRCFMFDNTMLETGYPRNDILHSKDRDQIAAIIRKRLGIPKEKKIILYAPTWRDDEFYDKGKYKFKLQLDLDLMKKELGDEYVFLLRTHYFIADSLDVSHLKGFAYNVSKYDDISELYLISDILITDYSSVFFDFANLKRPMLFFTYDLEKYRDVLRGFYIDIEKEVPGPLVFTSEEVVDSIKNIDIIEQKYKSRYEEFYNRFCAWEDGQASKKVVESVFKI